The proteins below are encoded in one region of Chloracidobacterium sp.:
- a CDS encoding M20 family metallopeptidase, which translates to MPDAETVSSSYRLFESPHARDQFVAELVAQIEPRLIAIRRELHQHPELSNREVRTARYLVHRLQELGITDIRANIAHHGVVATIHGRQPGRIVGVRADMDALPIDEPPGLPFASATPGVMHACGHDIHMTVALGTAEVLHRLRRHFSGTVKFFFQPAEEGPPPGEEGGAKLMIAEGALGSPPPDAIFALHCYPPLEVGRLGYNAGVMMSSCDRFTITIRGKMAHGAYPHRGVDAIVVASTVVMLLQTIRSRMIDAQQPMVLTVGKMQGGRRYNIVADEVVLEGTVRAFDETVRVDTEALIHQIVANAVAGSGATCDIRYERLVPPLVNDAALVKRMLPTLQRVVGSERVVEHAPRMGAEDFAYFARETPAMFYSLGVSNQAAGIGGDIHTPQFAVDEACIGVGVRAMTALALDFLAS; encoded by the coding sequence ATGCCGGATGCGGAGACTGTTTCATCATCATATCGCCTTTTTGAGTCGCCCCATGCGCGAGATCAGTTCGTCGCCGAGCTGGTTGCACAAATCGAACCGCGCTTGATCGCTATCCGCCGGGAGTTGCACCAGCACCCGGAGCTGTCAAACCGCGAAGTACGGACGGCACGCTACCTTGTCCATCGTCTCCAAGAACTTGGCATCACGGACATTCGCGCCAATATCGCCCACCATGGCGTTGTGGCGACCATCCATGGGCGGCAGCCCGGTCGGATTGTTGGCGTTCGGGCCGATATGGACGCCCTGCCGATTGACGAACCGCCGGGGCTTCCTTTCGCATCCGCAACGCCGGGCGTCATGCATGCCTGCGGCCACGACATCCATATGACCGTGGCGCTTGGCACGGCCGAAGTGTTGCACCGCTTGCGCCGGCACTTTTCCGGCACGGTCAAATTCTTTTTCCAACCGGCTGAAGAAGGGCCGCCGCCGGGTGAGGAAGGCGGGGCCAAACTCATGATTGCTGAAGGCGCGCTCGGCTCGCCGCCTCCCGACGCCATCTTTGCGCTGCACTGCTATCCGCCGCTTGAAGTCGGGCGACTTGGCTACAACGCGGGCGTGATGATGTCGAGCTGTGACCGTTTCACCATCACGATTCGGGGCAAGATGGCGCATGGGGCCTACCCGCACCGGGGCGTGGACGCGATTGTGGTCGCTTCCACCGTCGTCATGCTGCTCCAGACGATTCGCAGCCGCATGATCGACGCCCAGCAGCCGATGGTGTTGACCGTCGGCAAAATGCAGGGCGGGCGGCGTTACAACATTGTCGCCGACGAGGTGGTTCTGGAGGGCACGGTGCGGGCGTTTGACGAAACCGTGCGGGTGGATACCGAAGCCTTGATCCACCAGATTGTCGCTAACGCCGTGGCGGGCAGCGGCGCAACCTGCGACATCCGGTACGAACGCCTTGTTCCTCCGCTAGTCAACGACGCCGCGCTCGTCAAGCGCATGCTACCCACACTGCAACGGGTCGTCGGCAGCGAGCGGGTCGTTGAGCATGCGCCGCGCATGGGAGCGGAAGACTTCGCTTACTTTGCGCGTGAGACGCCGGCTATGTTTTACTCGCTAGGCGTGTCCAATCAGGCTGCCGGGATTGGCGGCGACATCCATACGCCTCAGTTTGCGGTGGATGAAGCCTGCATTGGCGTCGGCGTACGGGCGATGACGGCGTTGGCGCTGGATTTCCTCGCGTCATAG
- a CDS encoding CAP domain-containing protein — MRRFWIGLLALAAVALFCGRSGEPAAAQPSVQELNAPALDVDAVRRELLAVINAQRARVGAPPVVLDDLANRVADAHARDMAQYNYLSHWNREGLPPYLRFALQGGTDYSAENVSMFSGLSPRATPAEIAATILRLHNLMHDEKPPNDGHRRTILNPEHTHVGLGFAVVGKELRMAQEFLSRYVRLEPPPTKARPTERLTIVGQVLEPSEFACYGAVVHHEPLPQPMTLDQLRQPRPYTLPEKARLLKPRPQDGAQYTDGTTGEIDVDPRGRFQFELTFPEQERGVYTTVVFVQRGTRGKPFPAAAFSVWVE, encoded by the coding sequence ATGCGGCGTTTTTGGATCGGCTTACTAGCTTTAGCGGCAGTGGCGCTTTTCTGCGGGCGGAGTGGAGAGCCGGCCGCTGCACAGCCGTCGGTTCAAGAGTTGAACGCCCCCGCGCTCGATGTTGACGCCGTTCGGCGTGAGTTGCTGGCCGTCATCAACGCTCAGCGGGCGCGCGTCGGTGCGCCGCCGGTCGTGTTGGACGACCTTGCCAACCGGGTTGCCGACGCCCATGCGCGCGACATGGCGCAGTACAACTACCTGAGTCACTGGAATCGGGAGGGGCTGCCGCCCTACTTACGGTTTGCGCTACAGGGCGGCACGGACTATTCAGCCGAAAATGTTTCGATGTTCTCCGGCCTGTCCCCCCGTGCGACGCCGGCGGAAATCGCGGCGACCATCCTACGGCTGCACAACCTCATGCACGACGAGAAGCCGCCCAACGACGGCCACCGGCGGACGATCCTCAACCCGGAGCACACCCATGTCGGTCTGGGGTTCGCCGTCGTCGGCAAGGAACTGCGCATGGCGCAGGAGTTTCTGAGCCGCTATGTCCGCCTTGAGCCGCCGCCGACCAAGGCGCGTCCGACGGAGCGGCTGACCATTGTCGGGCAGGTGCTGGAGCCATCCGAGTTTGCTTGTTACGGCGCGGTCGTGCATCACGAGCCGTTGCCGCAGCCAATGACCCTGGACCAACTTCGTCAGCCGCGCCCCTACACCCTGCCGGAAAAAGCCCGCCTGCTCAAACCGAGGCCTCAGGACGGCGCACAATACACTGACGGGACAACCGGCGAGATTGACGTTGATCCGCGTGGCCGTTTCCAGTTCGAGCTAACGTTCCCCGAGCAGGAACGCGGCGTTTATACGACTGTGGTCTTCGTGCAGCGTGGGACACGGGGCAAACCGTTTCCAGCCGCCGCCTTCTCCGTCTGGGTTGAATAG
- a CDS encoding SET domain-containing protein-lysine N-methyltransferase, giving the protein MQRHHLCEVRRSPIHGWGVFATTFIKAGTRIIEYKGERISRAEADRRYARKLQYTTHTFLFIIDEQTMLDGGRFGNLARYINHACEPNCESVQDANGRVFIEALTDIEPGAELTMDYHLQVVGGDPETWRRDYPCYCGAATCRGTLVGPRPGAAAASPASTQVFTPPKERFHGYRL; this is encoded by the coding sequence ATGCAGCGGCATCATTTGTGCGAAGTACGGCGTTCTCCGATCCATGGGTGGGGCGTGTTCGCCACGACATTCATCAAGGCGGGAACGCGCATCATCGAATACAAGGGCGAGCGGATCAGCCGCGCCGAGGCCGACCGACGGTACGCGCGCAAACTGCAGTACACCACCCACACGTTTCTCTTCATCATTGACGAGCAGACGATGCTGGACGGCGGTCGCTTCGGCAATCTGGCCCGTTACATCAACCACGCCTGCGAACCCAACTGTGAAAGCGTGCAGGACGCCAACGGGCGGGTGTTTATTGAGGCGTTGACCGACATTGAGCCGGGGGCGGAGTTGACGATGGACTACCATTTGCAGGTGGTGGGGGGCGACCCGGAAACGTGGCGACGCGATTATCCCTGTTACTGTGGGGCGGCGACATGCCGTGGGACGCTGGTTGGCCCGCGTCCGGGAGCGGCCGCTGCGTCGCCGGCGTCTACACAAGTTTTCACGCCGCCTAAGGAACGTTTCCATGGATACCGTCTATGA
- a CDS encoding HAD hydrolase family protein, whose protein sequence is MDTVYDRARRIEVLLMDCDGVLTEGFIYLLPDGTEFKAFNSQDGHGLKLARRAGLRTGVISGRRSTALEQRARETGVEFLCQAADDKAQRLTELMAAHGFPPEAVAFIGDDLPDVPVMERVGLAVAVANAVPEVKQVAHYVTTRPGGRGAVREVVELILKAQDKWKAEFLFIA, encoded by the coding sequence ATGGATACCGTCTATGACCGCGCGCGCCGTATTGAGGTGCTGCTGATGGACTGCGACGGCGTCCTGACCGAAGGCTTCATCTACCTTTTACCGGACGGAACAGAGTTCAAGGCTTTCAACTCGCAGGACGGCCATGGTCTCAAACTCGCCCGGCGGGCGGGGCTGCGGACGGGGGTGATCAGCGGGCGGCGTTCGACGGCGTTGGAGCAGCGCGCCCGCGAAACCGGCGTTGAGTTTCTCTGTCAGGCGGCCGACGACAAGGCGCAACGTCTGACTGAACTGATGGCGGCGCATGGCTTTCCGCCCGAAGCCGTCGCCTTCATTGGGGACGACCTGCCGGACGTGCCGGTGATGGAACGGGTAGGGCTGGCGGTGGCGGTCGCTAACGCTGTCCCAGAAGTCAAGCAGGTCGCCCACTACGTGACGACCCGCCCCGGCGGACGCGGCGCGGTACGGGAGGTTGTTGAGCTAATTCTGAAAGCGCAGGACAAATGGAAGGCTGAGTTTTTATTCATAGCCTGA
- a CDS encoding carboxypeptidase regulatory-like domain-containing protein, with translation MKNWISRFLQGFVLVCGLATVGYAQLDTGTITGTVSDESKAVVGNATVTVRNTRTGLTRTTQTDGEGRFRFSSLPIGSYELTVEATGQAKYIQQGIELLVNQVAVVDVTLKVAATQEVVTVTGDASILNTSNAEVSTRFDSKRLMNLPFATNGSVYNILLSVPGVSQLGSGQTGFANGISFSSNGGRVRSNNFMVDGQDLNDPSVAGVQQPLNNPDLIQEVRIITSQFAPEFGRNSGSVVNIVTKSGSNEFHGSLFWFNNNNALNARSNLDKRAGRTEAPFRVENRIGGSLGGPIRRNKTFFFGTLQRWTDRALGSGFTLNGAPTEAGRQVLRAAAGDRPQVAALLRFLPPAQAPIGRNATFTIGGQTFTVPLGSLTGSASQKFDNWQWSARIDQQFDERNRVSGSFLFNDQLSSGTGQVTPPGLTTRVKGRQQALNLTWTHVFSPRWVNEFRAAYNRFNSITNADDPTSQEIPSIEISELGMLGFNAAVSRTAIGLAVNLPQSRLNNTYQFQDIMTYTVGNHTLKFGADITNRDIRSFFLPTLRGRLHYTTLQAFVDDSATLAAQINLPLRGGQAIQYYDFTDVFLFWQDEWRIRPNFTITYGLRYETPGNAMENLYRLNDRIVAANGNDPRFRLEERPGRDMNNFQPRFGFNWNPRNDGSGVWGAITGGDKLVVRGGYARAFDASFLNIALNVATASPFVALVTLPSTNSFAALRTVQPFTGNPRLLAATTVAPDFRSPYAEQYSLEVQRELTRDVVLRVGYVGTKGTALFQTIDANPNRPRTTPPTATDPNVRVDPTRGVVRLRANAASSIYHSLQISVDKRLSQDFSAGVHYTWSKFIDEASEIFNPSTGEVAIPQDSFNRRADRAVSSYDRTHRLTGNFVYELPFFRAQQGALGRLLGGWQTSGFITFQSGAPFTVFNGSDPLQSLSGINGLVGDPIRPNLNTTRNLSRMNVAEILRMGGASLFAPLRPGQRVGDAGRNILRADGIGNIDLSVAKNTRIVEGHNIQLRVDFFNMTNTRNFGIPVAVRTSAAFLNQWGTDGGNRRIVFALRYSF, from the coding sequence ATGAAAAACTGGATCAGCCGCTTCCTCCAGGGCTTCGTTCTGGTGTGTGGGTTGGCGACGGTCGGGTACGCTCAACTCGACACCGGAACGATCACTGGTACGGTGTCGGATGAATCAAAAGCCGTGGTCGGCAACGCTACGGTTACGGTGCGCAACACGCGGACAGGACTAACTCGGACGACCCAAACCGACGGCGAAGGGCGTTTTCGCTTTAGCAGCCTACCAATTGGGAGTTACGAGCTAACTGTCGAGGCGACCGGACAAGCTAAATACATTCAGCAGGGCATCGAGCTGCTGGTCAACCAAGTCGCCGTGGTGGATGTGACGTTGAAGGTGGCGGCGACACAGGAAGTCGTCACCGTCACGGGCGACGCCTCGATTTTGAACACCTCCAACGCCGAAGTCAGCACACGCTTTGATTCGAAGCGTTTGATGAACCTACCGTTTGCGACGAACGGCAGCGTGTACAACATCCTGCTGTCCGTGCCGGGTGTCAGCCAGCTTGGTTCGGGGCAGACGGGCTTCGCCAATGGGATCAGCTTTTCGTCCAACGGTGGGCGCGTTCGCTCGAACAACTTCATGGTGGACGGGCAGGACCTCAATGACCCCAGCGTGGCGGGCGTCCAGCAGCCGCTGAACAATCCTGACCTCATTCAGGAAGTGCGCATCATCACCAGCCAGTTCGCGCCGGAGTTCGGGCGCAACAGCGGCTCGGTGGTGAATATAGTCACGAAGAGCGGCTCGAATGAGTTCCACGGGTCGCTGTTCTGGTTCAACAACAACAACGCGCTCAACGCGCGCAGCAACCTCGACAAACGCGCCGGACGGACGGAGGCGCCCTTCCGCGTGGAAAACCGCATTGGCGGCTCGTTGGGCGGCCCCATCCGGCGCAACAAGACGTTCTTTTTCGGCACACTTCAACGCTGGACCGACCGGGCGCTCGGTTCGGGCTTTACGCTCAACGGGGCGCCGACCGAGGCCGGGCGGCAGGTGCTTCGAGCCGCCGCCGGCGACCGTCCGCAGGTGGCGGCGCTGCTCCGCTTCCTGCCGCCCGCGCAGGCTCCCATCGGGCGCAACGCCACCTTCACGATTGGCGGTCAGACTTTCACTGTGCCGCTGGGTTCGCTTACCGGATCGGCGTCGCAGAAGTTTGACAACTGGCAGTGGTCAGCCCGCATTGACCAACAGTTTGATGAGCGCAACCGGGTTTCAGGCAGCTTTCTGTTCAACGACCAGCTTTCATCCGGTACTGGGCAGGTCACCCCACCGGGGCTGACCACCCGCGTCAAAGGCCGGCAGCAGGCGCTCAACCTGACGTGGACACATGTTTTCTCGCCGCGCTGGGTCAATGAGTTTCGCGCCGCCTACAACCGGTTCAACTCGATCACCAACGCCGATGATCCAACCTCGCAGGAAATCCCTTCGATTGAAATCAGCGAACTCGGCATGCTCGGTTTCAACGCGGCGGTGAGTCGGACGGCGATTGGGCTGGCGGTGAACCTGCCGCAGTCACGCCTGAACAACACCTATCAGTTTCAGGACATAATGACTTACACGGTTGGAAACCACACGCTAAAGTTTGGCGCGGATATCACCAACCGCGACATTCGGAGTTTCTTCCTGCCGACGTTGCGCGGCCGCCTGCACTACACGACGTTGCAGGCGTTCGTAGACGACTCGGCGACGCTCGCAGCGCAGATCAACCTCCCGCTGCGCGGCGGGCAAGCCATTCAGTACTACGACTTCACCGACGTGTTCTTGTTCTGGCAGGACGAATGGCGTATTCGCCCGAACTTCACCATCACGTATGGGCTACGCTATGAAACGCCCGGCAACGCGATGGAGAACCTCTATCGCCTCAATGACCGGATCGTTGCCGCCAACGGCAATGACCCGCGCTTCCGGTTGGAGGAGCGGCCGGGGCGCGACATGAACAACTTCCAGCCCCGGTTTGGGTTCAACTGGAATCCGCGCAACGACGGGAGCGGCGTCTGGGGCGCGATTACAGGCGGCGATAAGCTTGTGGTGCGCGGCGGCTACGCGCGCGCTTTTGACGCCTCGTTCCTCAACATCGCGCTCAACGTGGCGACCGCCTCGCCGTTTGTGGCGCTAGTGACGTTGCCCTCAACCAACTCCTTTGCGGCGCTGCGGACGGTGCAGCCCTTCACTGGCAACCCGCGTTTGCTGGCGGCGACGACGGTCGCCCCGGATTTCCGGTCGCCTTACGCCGAGCAGTACAGCCTCGAAGTCCAGCGCGAACTGACGCGCGACGTGGTGTTGCGCGTCGGCTATGTCGGCACGAAGGGGACGGCGCTGTTCCAGACGATTGACGCCAACCCGAACCGCCCGCGTACGACGCCACCGACGGCGACTGACCCCAACGTGCGTGTGGACCCAACGCGCGGCGTCGTCCGGTTGCGCGCCAACGCGGCGTCCTCGATTTACCACTCGCTCCAGATCAGCGTGGACAAGCGCCTAAGCCAGGACTTCAGTGCGGGCGTCCACTACACGTGGAGCAAGTTCATTGATGAAGCCTCGGAAATCTTCAACCCCTCGACGGGCGAGGTCGCCATTCCGCAGGATTCGTTCAATCGCCGCGCTGACCGCGCCGTCTCAAGCTACGACCGGACGCACCGGCTGACAGGCAACTTCGTCTATGAGTTGCCGTTCTTCCGTGCGCAGCAGGGCGCGCTCGGTCGGTTGTTGGGCGGCTGGCAGACTTCCGGCTTCATCACCTTCCAGAGCGGCGCGCCGTTCACGGTCTTCAACGGCTCCGATCCGTTGCAGAGTCTGTCCGGCATCAACGGGTTGGTCGGCGACCCGATTCGTCCGAATCTCAACACGACGCGGAATCTGAGCCGAATGAACGTGGCTGAGATTTTGCGGATGGGCGGTGCGAGCCTCTTTGCGCCCTTGCGGCCAGGTCAGCGCGTGGGCGATGCCGGACGGAACATCCTGCGCGCCGACGGTATCGGCAACATTGACCTCAGCGTGGCCAAGAACACGCGCATCGTGGAAGGCCACAACATCCAACTCCGTGTGGACTTCTTCAACATGACGAACACGCGCAACTTCGGTATTCCGGTCGCCGTCCGCACCTCCGCCGCGTTTCTCAACCAGTGGGGCACGGATGGCGGCAACCGGCGCATCGTGTTCGCCTTGCGTTATTCCTTCTAA
- the dnaB gene encoding replicative DNA helicase, which produces MSARTSKSEGLSAPDYLLPHDLDAERSVLASILLDNEVCYAALELLKPEDFFRRSHQQIFDAMRELAEQNQPIDPTTLATVLRRRNQLDDIGGIPALSALLDAYALPSNLEAYAKTVKDKALLRRALEVCRQGIDACQRGEKEAHAILEELERDIFEVGEERIRGGFVPVAEVARTQLHRVEAAQEHSHRLTGLATGFTDFDRLTNGLQPSDLIIVAARPSAGKTAFCLNIAQHAAVNEGKCVGIFSLEMSKESLVMRLLCAESRVDSQRLRSGYLNRDEWKRLAEALAVLTQAQIFIDDTPAVSVAEMRAKARRLKARQGRLDLLIVDYLQLVRGRGRAENRQTEVSQISRDLKGLAKELNVPLIALSQLSRASEMRADHRPLLSDLRESGSLEQDADVVAFIFREEMYNPTEDNAGRAELIVAKQRNGPTGTVYLTFIKACTRFDNFWEEPL; this is translated from the coding sequence ATGTCTGCACGCACGAGTAAGAGCGAGGGTTTATCAGCGCCCGATTACCTGCTGCCGCACGATCTGGACGCCGAGCGGAGCGTGCTGGCTTCGATTCTGCTTGACAACGAGGTGTGCTACGCGGCGCTCGAACTGCTCAAGCCGGAGGATTTTTTCCGACGAAGCCACCAGCAGATTTTCGACGCGATGCGCGAACTGGCGGAACAGAATCAACCAATTGACCCGACGACGCTAGCGACCGTGCTCCGCCGACGCAATCAGCTTGACGATATCGGCGGCATTCCGGCGCTCTCGGCGCTGCTGGACGCCTACGCCCTACCGTCGAACCTCGAAGCCTACGCCAAGACAGTCAAAGATAAAGCCCTTTTGCGGCGGGCGCTGGAAGTTTGTCGGCAAGGGATTGACGCCTGCCAACGCGGAGAGAAAGAAGCCCATGCCATTTTGGAAGAACTGGAGCGCGACATTTTTGAAGTCGGCGAAGAACGGATTCGGGGCGGCTTTGTCCCTGTCGCCGAGGTCGCCCGCACCCAGTTGCACCGTGTGGAAGCCGCGCAGGAACACAGTCACCGCCTGACAGGATTGGCCACGGGTTTTACGGATTTCGACCGGCTGACCAATGGATTACAACCTTCCGATCTCATCATCGTCGCGGCGCGTCCTTCGGCCGGCAAGACGGCGTTTTGTCTCAACATCGCGCAACATGCGGCGGTCAACGAGGGCAAGTGCGTTGGGATTTTCTCACTGGAAATGTCTAAGGAATCGCTCGTGATGCGCCTGCTGTGCGCTGAAAGCCGCGTGGACTCCCAGCGGCTGCGCAGCGGCTATCTCAACCGCGATGAATGGAAACGATTAGCTGAGGCGCTGGCCGTCTTAACGCAGGCGCAGATTTTCATTGACGACACGCCGGCGGTTTCCGTCGCCGAAATGCGCGCCAAAGCGCGCCGCCTCAAAGCTCGGCAGGGGCGGCTTGACCTCCTGATTGTGGACTATCTCCAGCTCGTCCGCGGACGCGGACGCGCGGAAAACCGGCAAACCGAAGTTTCGCAGATTTCGCGTGACCTCAAAGGGCTGGCCAAGGAGCTCAACGTTCCGCTCATCGCCCTCTCGCAGCTCAGTCGCGCTTCCGAAATGCGCGCCGACCACCGGCCGCTGCTGTCTGACTTGCGCGAAAGCGGCAGCCTCGAACAGGACGCCGACGTGGTGGCCTTCATCTTTCGGGAAGAGATGTACAACCCGACGGAGGACAACGCCGGGCGAGCTGAACTTATCGTCGCCAAGCAACGCAACGGGCCGACCGGCACGGTTTATTTGACGTTTATCAAAGCCTGCACTCGCTTTGACAACTTCTGGGAAGAACCTCTATGA